A region from the Rufibacter sp. DG15C genome encodes:
- a CDS encoding YciI family protein, translating into MTQYLVTGTDFTTEGALDHRMAIRPQHIDMMKNLKESGNFLLGGAFLDEQGIMRGSSLVLQFETESDLQKWMSEEPYILNKVWETVDVKQYKIAQI; encoded by the coding sequence ATGACACAATACTTAGTTACCGGCACAGATTTCACCACCGAGGGCGCCTTGGACCACCGCATGGCCATCCGGCCCCAGCACATTGACATGATGAAAAACCTGAAGGAAAGCGGCAACTTTCTCTTGGGTGGCGCTTTTCTAGATGAGCAAGGCATCATGCGCGGCTCCTCTTTGGTGTTGCAATTTGAGACCGAGTCAGACTTGCAAAAGTGGATGTCTGAAGAACCGTATATCCTGAACAAAGTCTGGGAGACGGTGGATGTAAAGCAGTATAAGATTGCCCAGATATAA
- a CDS encoding DUF1456 family protein, whose protein sequence is MTNNDILKKLRVALQLRDDQIIDILRLVDFNVTKSELGAIFRKEDHPNYQPCGDQLLRNFLNGLVIHMRGPMEPKKAGTDQPQKPASAPRDRNSQDRDGGRNREDSRDQPREDDRRPFRSKR, encoded by the coding sequence ATGACCAACAACGATATCCTCAAGAAACTACGCGTGGCCTTGCAACTGCGCGATGACCAGATCATAGACATCCTCAGGCTGGTAGACTTCAACGTCACCAAGAGTGAGTTGGGCGCCATCTTCCGGAAGGAGGACCACCCCAACTACCAACCCTGCGGCGACCAACTGCTGCGCAACTTCCTGAACGGACTAGTCATTCACATGCGCGGGCCCATGGAACCCAAAAAAGCAGGTACAGACCAACCACAGAAGCCAGCTTCTGCTCCCAGAGATAGAAATAGCCAGGACCGGGACGGCGGCAGAAACCGTGAGGACAGCAGGGATCAGCCAAGAGAAGACGATAGACGGCCTTTCAGAAGTAAGAGATAA
- a CDS encoding c-type cytochrome yields the protein MRRLTRICWLAALLSANTLWQPAQAQDAVKGKAVFDTNCAVCHSVTEQVVGPALKDVHKRRDEKWITSFVKNSTKMVSSGDKQAVEVFEKFGKVPMTSFESTLSEGDIKDVIAYVKAESEPPAVAEVPKTEVTKGDDSTKEPVATPAFSLKDMPATTLVLLCLVAFLLLIVMTVLIVTFFQALPILSHLYERPALRNTTMARVIALLRGDTTTLVGQHKDILMEDHSYDGIHEFDNDLPPWWKYMFYATIVFGVVYLLNYHVLGSGQLQDAEYQAEVQQASLLNPASSEGNANEVTNFTALKDAPQLEAGKATFIQNCAACHGQEGQGTVGPNLTDEFWLHGGDVNAVYKTVKYGVTSKGMVAWQKKLSDNQILEVSSYILSIQGTKPANAKAPQGEKVEAKK from the coding sequence GCCAATACCTTGTGGCAACCTGCCCAGGCGCAGGACGCCGTTAAAGGGAAAGCCGTTTTTGATACCAACTGCGCCGTCTGCCACAGCGTCACAGAACAAGTGGTAGGCCCCGCGCTCAAAGACGTGCACAAACGCCGCGATGAGAAGTGGATCACCAGCTTCGTGAAGAATTCCACCAAGATGGTCTCTTCTGGAGACAAGCAAGCGGTGGAAGTGTTTGAGAAGTTCGGGAAAGTGCCCATGACCTCTTTTGAAAGCACCCTGTCTGAAGGCGACATCAAAGACGTCATTGCCTATGTGAAGGCAGAAAGTGAACCCCCCGCAGTAGCCGAAGTTCCTAAAACTGAGGTGACCAAAGGCGATGATTCTACCAAGGAACCAGTTGCCACCCCAGCTTTCAGCCTGAAGGACATGCCCGCCACTACTTTGGTGCTGCTTTGTTTGGTAGCCTTCTTGTTGTTGATTGTGATGACCGTTTTGATTGTCACTTTCTTCCAGGCATTGCCCATCCTGAGCCACTTGTATGAGCGCCCGGCCTTGCGCAACACGACCATGGCGCGTGTCATTGCCCTCTTACGCGGTGATACCACCACGCTAGTTGGCCAGCACAAGGACATCTTGATGGAAGACCATTCTTATGACGGTATCCATGAATTTGACAACGACCTGCCACCTTGGTGGAAGTACATGTTCTACGCTACCATCGTGTTTGGGGTAGTGTACCTCTTAAACTACCACGTGCTAGGCAGTGGCCAATTACAAGACGCAGAATACCAAGCCGAGGTACAGCAAGCGTCCCTCTTGAATCCTGCCAGCAGTGAAGGCAACGCCAATGAGGTCACCAACTTCACGGCCCTGAAAGACGCTCCGCAGCTAGAGGCTGGTAAAGCCACTTTCATTCAGAACTGTGCGGCTTGTCATGGTCAGGAAGGCCAGGGAACCGTTGGGCCTAACCTCACAGATGAGTTCTGGCTGCACGGCGGCGATGTGAATGCCGTTTACAAAACCGTGAAATACGGCGTGACCAGCAAAGGCATGGTGGCTTGGCAGAAAAAGCTAAGCGATAACCAGATCTTAGAAGTATCTAGCTACATTTTAAGTATTCAAGGCACCAAGCCTGCCAATGCCAAGGCTCCGCAAGGAGAGAAGGTAGAGGCGAAGAAATAA
- the lepB gene encoding signal peptidase I, giving the protein MAQYFWKRKDKTTAPKVKKSAVREWGDALMFAVVCATIIRWLTFEAYAIPTSSMEGSLLTGDHLYVSKLHYGSRTPMTPLQAPLTHQTLWGTNIPSFSEVIQLPSYRLPGISEVKRNDAVVFNHPQEEERPVDLKTFLIKRCIGVAGDTLQIKDGQVYLNGTAQEDPAKLQFSYYLKTDGYVQERFFKKQGIREVMAAQDGYYVHTSPETAAKLRSFDFIKEVVALKAAPGTPEVQVFPQTPATHAWNQDNFGPLYIPKAGATVALTPATLPLYEKAIRVYEHNDKVEKRNGRLYQNGKELTHYTFKQNYYFMMGDNRHNSNDSRYWGFVPEEYIVGKAVLIWMSADSTASLTDKIRWNRLMHTVN; this is encoded by the coding sequence ATGGCCCAATATTTCTGGAAAAGAAAAGACAAAACTACTGCTCCCAAAGTCAAGAAATCTGCGGTGCGGGAATGGGGCGACGCTCTCATGTTTGCAGTAGTCTGCGCCACCATCATCCGGTGGCTGACCTTTGAGGCGTATGCCATTCCTACTTCTTCCATGGAAGGCTCGCTGCTCACCGGAGACCATTTGTATGTAAGCAAGTTGCACTACGGTTCGCGCACGCCCATGACTCCGCTGCAGGCTCCGCTTACCCACCAGACGCTCTGGGGCACCAACATTCCCTCCTTCTCAGAGGTGATTCAGTTGCCGTCTTACCGTCTGCCAGGCATTTCTGAAGTTAAACGCAATGATGCCGTCGTTTTCAACCACCCCCAGGAAGAGGAACGACCAGTGGATTTGAAAACCTTCTTGATAAAGCGGTGCATAGGCGTGGCCGGAGACACCCTCCAGATCAAAGACGGCCAAGTATATCTTAACGGAACCGCCCAGGAAGACCCCGCCAAGCTACAATTCAGCTATTACCTTAAAACCGATGGCTACGTGCAGGAGAGATTCTTCAAAAAGCAGGGCATACGTGAGGTGATGGCCGCGCAGGATGGTTATTATGTGCATACCTCGCCAGAAACGGCGGCAAAGCTCCGCTCCTTTGACTTCATCAAAGAGGTGGTGGCCTTAAAAGCAGCGCCGGGCACCCCAGAAGTGCAGGTGTTTCCGCAGACGCCGGCCACGCATGCCTGGAACCAGGACAATTTCGGGCCGCTGTACATTCCCAAAGCGGGCGCCACGGTGGCCCTCACGCCAGCCACGCTGCCCCTGTATGAAAAAGCTATAAGGGTGTACGAGCATAATGATAAGGTGGAGAAAAGGAACGGCAGGCTCTACCAGAACGGCAAAGAACTCACCCACTACACCTTTAAGCAGAACTACTATTTCATGATGGGCGACAACCGCCACAACTCCAATGACTCCAGGTACTGGGGCTTTGTGCCCGAAGAATACATTGTAGGCAAAGCCGTCCTGATCTGGATGTCCGCTGACTCCACAGCCAGCCTCACGGACAAGATTAGATGGAACCGCTTGATGCATACCGTAAACTAA
- a CDS encoding sulfite exporter TauE/SafE family protein produces MALPVGRGTGASFLGGRLLYNIGRLTTYVVLGAVAGAIGSTLNLAGWQQTLSIASGVMMLLLVVLPAATSNKINRWLGTEKWWNALRKAMAKHFGNGSPRALYQIGVLNGLLPCGMVYFALAGAISAPGVGGAMLYMAMFGLGTIPLMWLVSLSGKMIQPKMRYYMRTAVPYVAGCLAVLFILRGLNLGVPYVSPQLVTTTSEVSVCHVP; encoded by the coding sequence ATGGCGCTACCTGTTGGCAGGGGTACCGGCGCTTCCTTTCTGGGAGGCCGGCTCCTGTACAACATAGGCCGACTTACTACCTATGTAGTGTTAGGTGCTGTGGCTGGGGCTATTGGTTCAACCTTGAACCTGGCGGGCTGGCAACAAACGCTGTCCATAGCCTCTGGCGTCATGATGCTTTTGTTGGTAGTGTTACCCGCCGCTACTTCTAATAAAATAAACCGCTGGTTGGGCACCGAAAAATGGTGGAACGCCCTAAGAAAGGCCATGGCCAAGCACTTCGGGAATGGGTCGCCAAGAGCCTTGTACCAGATTGGCGTCTTGAACGGATTGTTGCCGTGCGGGATGGTGTATTTTGCCTTGGCCGGGGCCATCAGTGCGCCGGGTGTGGGCGGAGCCATGTTGTATATGGCCATGTTCGGGCTGGGGACCATTCCTTTAATGTGGCTGGTGTCTCTGTCCGGTAAAATGATTCAGCCCAAGATGCGCTACTACATGCGCACCGCGGTTCCGTATGTGGCCGGATGTCTGGCCGTCTTGTTCATTCTTAGAGGCCTTAACCTGGGCGTACCCTACGTGAGCCCGCAACTGGTGACTACCACCTCTGAGGTTTCGGTTTGTCACGTTCCTTAA
- a CDS encoding DUF2628 domain-containing protein produces MSEEDKEIYYRTYFGQSHDYYYDKLEQYQAGRKFTFNFYAFFLGLPWLLYRKMNRFALFLLVVVVGQSILLNYLLEQKFITAVNAFWYERGAMLFWGLVTGFLANYFYMRQAQREVDKAIAATPNEDTALELLSQKGGVTFIPHIVIAVMLLVLLLMGQ; encoded by the coding sequence ATGTCCGAAGAAGACAAAGAGATATACTACCGCACCTATTTCGGGCAGAGTCATGACTACTATTATGACAAGCTGGAGCAGTACCAGGCCGGCCGAAAGTTCACCTTCAACTTCTACGCCTTCTTTCTGGGTCTGCCTTGGCTGCTTTACCGCAAGATGAACCGCTTTGCGCTGTTTCTGCTGGTAGTGGTGGTTGGTCAGTCCATCCTGTTAAACTACCTGCTGGAGCAGAAATTCATCACCGCTGTAAATGCCTTCTGGTATGAAAGAGGCGCTATGCTTTTCTGGGGATTGGTGACGGGTTTTTTGGCCAACTATTTTTACATGCGCCAGGCCCAGCGCGAAGTTGACAAAGCCATTGCCGCCACGCCCAACGAAGACACCGCCCTTGAACTACTCAGCCAGAAAGGCGGCGTCACCTTTATCCCGCATATTGTGATTGCCGTGATGTTGCTAGTCTTGCTATTGATGGGCCAGTAA
- a CDS encoding DUF5655 domain-containing protein: MWTCEICTQQFLRTNQAHSCLDKTEADFLRGKPEKVLALYHHFLDQYRTIGDFRIHPSKSMLSLAKNTRFCMIYKMGRTFLDVYIPLSKVYADTLCFHKIGHVGEKQTNHWLRIYEPEDVNEEVMHYMKMAYEEDALKGATHLAKAEK, translated from the coding sequence ATGTGGACCTGCGAAATCTGCACCCAACAGTTCCTGAGAACCAACCAAGCCCACTCTTGCCTGGACAAAACCGAGGCCGACTTTCTGCGCGGCAAACCTGAGAAAGTACTTGCGCTGTACCACCATTTTCTGGACCAGTACCGCACCATCGGAGACTTCCGAATTCATCCATCCAAGTCTATGTTATCGCTGGCCAAGAACACCCGCTTTTGCATGATTTACAAAATGGGCCGCACCTTCCTGGACGTGTACATACCGCTCAGCAAAGTTTACGCAGACACGCTGTGCTTTCATAAGATTGGCCACGTAGGCGAAAAGCAAACCAACCACTGGCTCAGGATTTATGAACCCGAGGACGTAAATGAGGAAGTGATGCACTACATGAAAATGGCCTATGAAGAAGACGCCTTAAAAGGTGCAACTCATTTAGCCAAGGCTGAAAAATAA
- the ccoG gene encoding cytochrome c oxidase accessory protein CcoG codes for MSNILSEPETFRDHISTVDKDGKRVWVYPKKPSGKLYQYRKYVSYLLLTMLFTGPFWKVNGLPVLMLNFPARKFILFGQIFWPQDFFILLLGFMAFVVFIILFTVVYGRVFCGWICPQTIFMEMVFRRIEYWIEGDAPQQKALDRAPMSFEKVWKKTAKHTLFVLVSFVIAHTFLAYIIGVEDLWQIVTDSPANHMGDLVSLIMFTGVFYFIFSRFREQVCTIVCPYGRLQGVMQDKQTITVAYDYQRGEPRSKLRKNQIRTEGDCIDCHQCVQVCPTGIDIRDGAQQMECINCTACIDACNNIMDLINKPHGLIRMTSEESIEEKKPWKLTPRVKLYTTILVLLMSAFGTLLATRSNVDATILRTPGMLYQNTESGGVSNLYNITVINKTDIQMPITLKLISPKGTIKVIRNELVLPKQGLVEGVFFAEIPKNSLELASSEITIGVYSGNQLLTTETTKFLGPGH; via the coding sequence ATGAGTAATATTCTATCAGAGCCTGAAACCTTCCGGGATCATATATCCACGGTAGACAAAGACGGCAAACGGGTGTGGGTGTACCCTAAAAAGCCCTCCGGTAAACTATACCAATACCGCAAGTACGTGAGCTACCTGCTCCTGACCATGCTCTTCACTGGTCCGTTCTGGAAGGTGAACGGTCTGCCGGTGCTCATGCTCAACTTCCCGGCGCGTAAGTTCATCTTGTTCGGGCAGATCTTCTGGCCGCAGGATTTCTTCATCCTGTTGCTGGGTTTCATGGCGTTTGTAGTGTTCATCATCTTGTTCACGGTGGTGTATGGACGTGTTTTCTGTGGCTGGATTTGTCCGCAGACCATTTTCATGGAAATGGTGTTCAGGCGCATTGAATACTGGATTGAAGGCGATGCCCCGCAGCAAAAAGCGTTGGACCGCGCGCCCATGTCTTTTGAGAAGGTCTGGAAGAAGACGGCCAAGCACACGCTGTTTGTGCTTGTGTCCTTTGTGATTGCCCATACGTTCCTGGCCTACATCATTGGAGTTGAGGACCTCTGGCAGATTGTGACAGACTCTCCTGCTAACCATATGGGTGACCTTGTTTCGCTTATTATGTTTACTGGAGTGTTCTACTTTATCTTCTCCAGGTTTAGAGAGCAGGTGTGTACCATTGTCTGCCCCTATGGAAGGTTGCAAGGAGTAATGCAAGACAAGCAGACCATTACGGTAGCCTATGACTACCAGCGCGGCGAACCCAGAAGCAAGCTGCGTAAAAACCAGATTCGTACGGAAGGAGATTGCATTGACTGCCACCAGTGCGTGCAGGTCTGCCCGACGGGGATTGACATCCGGGACGGGGCTCAGCAGATGGAATGCATTAACTGCACCGCCTGTATTGACGCCTGCAACAACATCATGGACCTCATCAACAAGCCGCACGGCCTGATTAGAATGACGTCTGAGGAAAGCATTGAAGAGAAGAAGCCTTGGAAATTGACCCCTCGTGTGAAGCTCTACACCACCATTCTAGTATTGTTGATGTCAGCCTTCGGGACGTTGCTGGCCACCAGAAGCAACGTGGACGCGACCATTCTGCGTACGCCGGGCATGTTGTACCAGAATACGGAGAGCGGTGGCGTCAGCAACCTTTACAACATCACAGTCATCAACAAAACAGACATTCAGATGCCTATCACCTTGAAGCTCATATCACCGAAGGGCACCATCAAGGTCATCCGGAATGAGTTGGTGTTACCGAAGCAAGGTTTGGTAGAGGGCGTGTTTTTTGCTGAAATCCCAAAAAACAGCCTGGAATTGGCGAGCTCAGAAATCACCATTGGCGTGTACAGCGGCAACCAACTTCTCACCACCGAAACCACTAAGTTCCTGGGGCCAGGTCATTAA
- a CDS encoding universal stress protein: MNSLRILLPFNFTDACVTALRYAYQFADHIGADITLLHCTGALQLTPTFESQLVMRLRSFAERHARQVTAGIGTEPLIECSIKEGDLRKHLTQLVDEWDIDMLVSPADYLLAGLEQQEVVALPELVKCPILLVPSNAVFQPLKEIVFSLDVTDTNEAVMKRVQKLAQKFNVHLTLLHLHSQLDGVSFCQVKKAAATLKTELPYPNLDIVCQEEDDLLEGLNSFSGRATPDLFVLATRDTHLLQEYFSSDYRKTSPGHLRTPLLNLYQARKTPCSASCRHCNHEVKEEDTAAKAGLAT, encoded by the coding sequence ATGAACTCGCTAAGAATTCTACTTCCTTTCAATTTCACAGACGCCTGCGTGACCGCTTTGCGCTATGCGTACCAGTTTGCCGACCACATAGGTGCAGACATTACGCTGTTGCATTGCACTGGCGCTTTGCAACTCACGCCCACCTTTGAAAGCCAATTGGTGATGCGTCTGAGGAGCTTCGCGGAGCGCCATGCCCGCCAAGTTACCGCTGGCATAGGCACCGAACCTCTTATTGAATGCTCCATCAAAGAAGGCGATCTAAGAAAGCATTTAACCCAGCTGGTGGACGAGTGGGACATTGACATGCTGGTGTCCCCGGCAGACTATCTGCTGGCTGGATTGGAGCAGCAAGAGGTAGTGGCCTTGCCCGAGTTAGTGAAGTGTCCTATTCTTTTAGTGCCAAGCAACGCCGTTTTTCAGCCGTTAAAGGAGATTGTCTTCAGTCTGGACGTAACAGATACCAATGAGGCCGTCATGAAACGCGTGCAGAAGCTGGCCCAGAAGTTCAATGTGCACCTTACGCTGTTGCACTTGCACAGCCAGCTAGACGGCGTGAGTTTCTGCCAGGTGAAGAAGGCCGCCGCCACGCTTAAAACGGAATTGCCGTACCCCAACCTGGACATTGTCTGCCAGGAAGAGGATGATTTGCTGGAAGGCCTGAACAGTTTCTCCGGAAGAGCTACGCCAGACTTGTTTGTGCTAGCCACCAGAGACACGCACCTGTTACAGGAATACTTCTCTAGTGATTACCGCAAGACTAGTCCCGGCCATTTGCGCACGCCTTTGCTCAACCTGTACCAAGCCAGAAAGACCCCTTGCTCAGCCAGTTGCCGCCATTGCAACCATGAGGTGAAAGAAGAGGATACTGCGGCAAAGGCTGGTTTGGCTACCTAG
- a CDS encoding FixH family protein yields MSIHTNTPAVPKKSLLPYIIISAFLLFICYIGMLVYGTMQSDVDLVSKDYYAKELAYNERMQQLSHAQQLEQPIQIIAAQAAGQLVVQFPAELRKATGSVLFFRPSDVTLDFEVPLKLNADGLQHFTTGSLTKGLWRVQVVGKVGDKEYYQQQDVTL; encoded by the coding sequence ATGTCTATCCATACCAATACCCCCGCAGTACCAAAGAAGTCTCTTCTTCCTTACATCATCATTTCGGCGTTTCTGCTGTTCATCTGCTACATAGGCATGCTGGTGTATGGCACCATGCAGAGCGACGTGGACTTGGTAAGCAAGGACTATTACGCCAAAGAACTGGCTTACAATGAGCGCATGCAACAGTTAAGCCACGCGCAACAGCTAGAACAGCCCATCCAGATTATTGCGGCACAGGCGGCAGGTCAATTGGTGGTGCAGTTCCCCGCAGAGCTAAGGAAAGCCACGGGGTCGGTGTTGTTTTTCAGGCCTTCTGACGTGACGCTTGACTTTGAGGTACCTTTGAAACTGAACGCTGACGGTTTGCAACACTTCACTACCGGCTCCCTGACCAAAGGGCTATGGCGCGTGCAGGTGGTGGGCAAAGTAGGCGACAAGGAATATTATCAGCAACAAGACGTAACGCTCTAA